One segment of Akkermansiaceae bacterium DNA contains the following:
- the murI gene encoding glutamate racemase: MNSPIGILDSGLGGLSVLNEIRKVLPSESLVYFGDSAWCPYGARDADEIQRRVFTVTDFLIEQGCKMIVVACNSATIAAVEALRATYPIPFVGMEPGVKPAAALTRTGTVGVLATEASLAGEKFHRLVSNHANGIKVITRPCPNFVDLVEAGELTGNRARGIVEEEIVPLIESGADVLVLGCTHYPFLRPLIESVAGPTVRVIDTGAAVAQRTASLLANDSGSASPRCEIYTSGRLDHLKNVLPSLCPDLDASLSHAEI, from the coding sequence ATGAACTCCCCCATCGGCATTCTCGACTCCGGCCTCGGCGGGCTTTCCGTGCTCAATGAAATCAGAAAAGTCCTGCCCAGCGAGTCACTTGTTTATTTCGGCGACAGCGCGTGGTGTCCCTACGGGGCGCGCGATGCGGATGAGATTCAGCGGCGGGTTTTCACCGTGACCGATTTCCTGATTGAGCAAGGCTGTAAAATGATTGTGGTTGCCTGTAATTCCGCGACCATTGCCGCTGTGGAAGCATTACGCGCCACCTATCCCATCCCCTTTGTCGGTATGGAGCCCGGGGTTAAACCAGCGGCAGCTTTGACCAGAACAGGGACGGTCGGGGTGCTTGCCACAGAGGCCTCGCTGGCCGGGGAAAAATTCCACCGACTCGTCTCCAACCACGCCAATGGCATCAAGGTCATCACCCGCCCCTGCCCAAACTTCGTAGACCTTGTCGAGGCTGGCGAACTGACGGGAAACCGGGCCCGTGGCATTGTCGAAGAGGAAATCGTGCCATTGATCGAATCTGGCGCAGATGTGCTTGTGCTCGGCTGCACCCACTATCCGTTTCTCCGGCCACTGATTGAATCGGTCGCGGGGCCCACCGTGCGCGTCATCGATACCGGAGCCGCTGTCGCCCAGCGGACAGCCAGCCTGCTGGCCAATGACAGTGGCAGTGCCTCACCAAGGTGTGAGATCTACACCAGCGGCCGGCTCGATCATTTAAAAAACGTCCTTCCCAGCCTCTGCCCGGATCTTGATGCCTCGCTTAGCCATGCTGAAATCTAA
- a CDS encoding 3-methyladenine DNA glycosylase, translated as MLKSKSQRLSLNDWQSLAKKHRDEVRQWTEPTRCRRASHQKHPVIDFLFTYYPFSLGKLEQWHPGFGVTMECGNEPPDRFLGRHYRHHDGTVSLDALSLTAKQIKRLKWIHNLLVITQRRTPGFACYGMHEWAMVYQGDRQGDIRHRESAPLRLSQEETDHIVETRPICCSHFDAYRFFAPAALGFNKLRPTLDNRPDHEQSGCLHTNMDLYKWASKCMPWVGSALLWQCFQLALQARELDMCASPYDLTQYGYNPIKIETAEGRDQYETGQRAISAQAHPLRQQIIDSLAEVIGQTV; from the coding sequence ATGCTGAAATCTAAGAGTCAACGTCTGTCACTCAACGATTGGCAATCCCTGGCCAAAAAACACCGCGACGAAGTCAGGCAATGGACAGAACCCACCCGATGTCGCCGTGCCTCCCATCAGAAACATCCCGTTATTGATTTCCTGTTTACCTACTACCCCTTTTCGCTCGGCAAACTGGAGCAGTGGCATCCGGGCTTTGGCGTCACCATGGAATGTGGAAACGAACCACCCGACAGATTCCTGGGCAGGCACTACCGGCACCATGATGGCACGGTTTCACTCGATGCCCTGTCTTTGACAGCCAAACAAATCAAACGGCTGAAATGGATACACAACCTGTTAGTCATCACCCAACGACGCACGCCAGGCTTTGCCTGTTATGGCATGCACGAGTGGGCAATGGTCTATCAGGGTGACCGGCAAGGCGATATCCGTCATCGCGAATCCGCCCCCCTCAGGTTGTCACAAGAAGAAACCGACCACATCGTCGAGACCCGCCCTATTTGCTGTAGTCACTTTGACGCCTACCGGTTCTTTGCTCCAGCCGCATTAGGGTTCAACAAACTCAGGCCAACTCTGGATAATCGACCAGACCATGAGCAGTCCGGCTGCCTTCATACCAACATGGATCTCTATAAATGGGCGTCCAAGTGTATGCCCTGGGTCGGAAGTGCGCTTCTTTGGCAGTGCTTCCAGCTCGCCCTCCAGGCACGGGAACTCGACATGTGCGCGAGCCCCTACGACCTAACACAATACGGCTATAATCCGATTAAAATAGAAACCGCCGAGGGGCGCGATCAATACGAAACCGGACAACGCGCCATCAGTGCGCAAGCACACCCTCTACGCCAACAAATAATCGATTCACTGGCTGAAGTGATTGGCCAGACGGTTTAA
- a CDS encoding mechanosensitive ion channel family protein, whose translation MDTLPYGLGEGWRPFLAIGFGLAVYFITWLTLAYLLKKLFLKSRVLLHLALMSFSVLVTALLFYPEKKWITEVVAAMAILGTILLWVLFDRIFFTLYLARRKKVWIPNILRQIMAALAVMTTVALVLSYGYDVKITGLLATSGVAALILGFAMQDLLSNVISGFSIHMTKAYKVGDWLLLPDTRHRAEVKEVNWRATRLLDTDGVSYELPNSEVVKSRIINLNYPTREHGVRLRVGIDYDQPPNDVKEVFMMAITGCQGVLESPAPQVFLVDFGDSSVVYEMRFWMRSARLYNQTCDEIRTKLWYELQRRGIRIPFPIRTLEMRTPNAPKRFVSADEQAVAILRDHTCMSCLSDEQAGQLAAQASRRLYANGEVLVREGEEGKSMYVVLEGEVGVFLKTTKGGAEKIAVLGNGDYFGEMSLLTGEPRTATVRAAGDVLVMEIEKAQLAPLLKESPGLLESLGVLLARRQEELAALRDQYNQQAQDGDVAATSKVVSSARLLGRIKSFFGH comes from the coding sequence ATGGATACACTCCCATATGGCTTGGGTGAGGGCTGGAGACCATTTCTTGCGATTGGTTTCGGTTTGGCGGTGTATTTTATCACCTGGCTGACGCTTGCCTATCTGTTAAAGAAATTGTTCCTGAAATCGCGGGTGCTCCTGCACCTTGCGTTGATGTCCTTTTCGGTGCTGGTAACCGCCTTGCTGTTTTATCCTGAGAAAAAATGGATCACCGAGGTGGTGGCCGCCATGGCGATCCTGGGAACGATCTTGTTATGGGTGTTGTTCGACCGGATTTTTTTCACCCTGTATCTGGCCCGAAGGAAAAAGGTATGGATACCCAATATACTGCGCCAGATCATGGCCGCCCTGGCCGTGATGACCACGGTGGCCTTGGTATTGAGCTATGGTTACGATGTGAAGATCACCGGTCTGTTAGCGACCTCAGGGGTAGCGGCATTGATCCTTGGTTTTGCCATGCAGGACCTGCTATCCAATGTGATTTCAGGATTCAGTATCCACATGACCAAGGCCTACAAGGTGGGCGATTGGCTGTTGCTGCCCGACACACGACACAGGGCCGAGGTCAAGGAGGTGAACTGGAGGGCCACGCGCCTGCTCGACACCGATGGCGTTTCCTATGAGCTTCCTAACAGTGAAGTGGTTAAATCGAGGATCATCAACTTGAACTACCCTACCCGTGAGCACGGCGTCAGGCTTCGGGTGGGCATCGATTACGATCAGCCGCCCAACGATGTCAAAGAGGTCTTTATGATGGCGATAACGGGTTGCCAAGGGGTTCTTGAGTCTCCTGCACCGCAGGTGTTTCTTGTTGATTTTGGGGACTCTTCAGTGGTTTATGAAATGCGTTTCTGGATGCGGTCGGCCCGGCTCTATAACCAGACATGTGATGAAATCCGCACCAAGCTTTGGTATGAACTGCAACGCCGGGGGATCAGGATTCCTTTTCCTATCAGGACATTGGAAATGCGGACACCGAACGCACCCAAACGGTTTGTGTCGGCTGATGAGCAGGCTGTTGCCATTCTCCGGGATCATACCTGCATGAGTTGCCTGAGCGATGAACAGGCCGGGCAACTTGCCGCCCAGGCCTCGCGCCGACTGTATGCCAACGGTGAAGTGCTGGTAAGGGAAGGGGAGGAAGGCAAATCGATGTATGTGGTTCTGGAAGGGGAAGTGGGTGTTTTTCTCAAAACAACGAAGGGTGGGGCCGAAAAAATAGCAGTGCTTGGAAACGGGGATTACTTTGGCGAAATGTCCCTGCTGACGGGTGAGCCACGGACCGCGACAGTGAGGGCGGCAGGCGATGTGCTGGTCATGGAGATCGAGAAAGCCCAGCTGGCTCCCTTGCTGAAGGAAAGTCCCGGGCTACTGGAATCGCTGGGAGTGCTGTTAGCCAGGCGGCAAGAGGAGTTGGCTGCATTACGTGATCAATATAACCAACAGGCACAAGACGGGGATGTGGCTGCGACCTCGAAGGTCGTGTCGTCCGCGAGGCTGTTAGGAAGGATCAAGTCGTTTTTTGGACATTGA
- a CDS encoding NYN domain-containing protein — translation MNGSIALLIDADNAPASKIDFIISELATHGVVNIRRAYGNWKKPSLRSWEMVLHEYAIQPVQHFDIVKGKNATDMALLIEAMDILYTKDVETFCLVSSDSDFTPLCLRLRADGKQVIGFGRQNTPDPFVNACSKFLFLEDEDTEKTPQKKKETSVSQLKQNTKLMNTLRNAVKESADDDGWASLGPVGSRISNQGPFDHRTYGFQKLSDMFDAIDLFDLQKNKSANGTKIRVRLKK, via the coding sequence ATCAACGGCAGCATCGCCCTCCTGATCGATGCCGATAATGCCCCTGCCTCGAAAATCGATTTCATCATTTCTGAACTGGCCACACATGGAGTGGTCAATATCCGTCGGGCCTATGGAAACTGGAAAAAGCCTTCGCTCCGCAGCTGGGAAATGGTGCTGCACGAATACGCCATCCAGCCGGTCCAGCATTTTGATATCGTCAAAGGAAAAAATGCCACCGACATGGCACTGCTGATCGAGGCCATGGATATTCTCTACACCAAAGACGTCGAGACATTCTGCCTGGTGTCGTCCGACAGCGACTTCACGCCACTCTGCCTGCGTTTGCGGGCCGATGGCAAACAAGTGATCGGATTCGGCCGACAGAATACCCCGGACCCCTTTGTCAACGCCTGTAGCAAGTTCCTTTTCCTCGAGGATGAGGACACAGAGAAAACACCGCAGAAGAAAAAGGAAACATCGGTAAGTCAGCTGAAACAAAACACCAAACTGATGAACACCCTGCGCAACGCCGTCAAGGAATCCGCCGACGACGACGGCTGGGCGTCACTCGGGCCGGTGGGATCGCGCATCAGCAACCAAGGCCCGTTCGACCACCGGACCTACGGTTTTCAAAAACTCAGCGATATGTTTGATGCCATCGATCTGTTTGACCTGCAAAAAAACAAAAGCGCGAACGGCACCAAGATCCGGGTGCGACTGAAGAAGTGA
- a CDS encoding NADH-quinone oxidoreductase subunit N produces MNYQSLFYQLLPEAVLVITALVLLGVAVTRESKTGQPVSCGLAATIAVLGVLLAGATLACGPGDLESGSNLISMDPMAMIFKGVVLGLGLLAMLLPPARKEIANPGEFFALMLFALTGLVLTVGSNHLLFIFVALELASLSLYLLAGFSRTARSAEASLKYFLFGAVSAAFTLFGLSFLYGFSHSDTLQGVASAVAANPTSTLGMVGLLMVVVGLGFKMAAAPFHYWAPDVYQGAPQTSVVLIAGASKIVGMVLLVRFLMIGFPAAAGAASMGGMVPGWSVWIAILAAVSMVFGNILALAQKSVRRLLAYSAVANTGYLLVGLSAHGAASSGAALFYVVVYALSTLGALAVTAVVERDQGDDSVSAFAGLVHRSPLLAVSLLIFMTSLAGIPPLAGFAGKFILFGSAMSDSASGGEPGLTWLVGLAVVMSAISLYYYLSVLKQAFVLGDENDLGKTSKLTLGHVLAVTIPAVAVVALGLFPALLLEPIKAAVLCTLGMH; encoded by the coding sequence GTGAATTACCAATCCTTATTCTATCAATTGCTTCCAGAAGCCGTGCTGGTGATCACCGCACTGGTGCTTCTCGGGGTGGCCGTGACTCGCGAATCGAAAACCGGACAACCGGTCAGTTGCGGCCTGGCTGCCACCATCGCGGTGCTGGGGGTGCTGCTTGCAGGTGCGACCCTTGCGTGTGGCCCCGGGGATTTGGAGTCAGGCTCGAACCTTATCTCGATGGACCCCATGGCGATGATCTTCAAGGGTGTTGTGTTAGGGCTCGGACTGCTGGCGATGTTACTGCCACCGGCCAGAAAAGAAATTGCCAACCCCGGTGAGTTTTTTGCCCTGATGCTGTTTGCGTTGACCGGGCTGGTGCTGACGGTGGGAAGCAACCACTTACTGTTTATCTTTGTGGCGCTTGAACTGGCGAGTCTTTCACTTTACCTGCTGGCAGGATTTTCCCGCACTGCCCGCAGCGCAGAGGCATCCTTAAAGTATTTCCTGTTTGGTGCTGTATCCGCTGCCTTCACCTTGTTTGGCTTGAGTTTTCTCTACGGCTTCTCCCATTCGGACACACTGCAAGGTGTCGCCTCAGCGGTGGCGGCAAATCCAACATCCACCTTGGGCATGGTCGGTCTGCTGATGGTGGTCGTTGGTCTCGGGTTTAAAATGGCGGCCGCTCCATTCCATTACTGGGCACCCGACGTCTACCAGGGCGCGCCCCAAACGAGTGTGGTATTAATCGCTGGTGCCTCGAAAATCGTGGGTATGGTGTTGCTGGTTCGTTTTCTGATGATCGGTTTTCCCGCCGCAGCTGGAGCGGCAAGTATGGGGGGCATGGTTCCCGGTTGGTCGGTGTGGATTGCGATCCTTGCCGCCGTCTCGATGGTCTTCGGAAACATCCTGGCACTCGCCCAGAAGAGCGTGCGCCGATTGCTGGCCTACTCAGCCGTGGCCAATACGGGATATTTGCTGGTCGGTCTGAGTGCCCATGGCGCGGCGTCGTCTGGCGCGGCATTGTTTTATGTGGTGGTCTACGCCCTATCAACCCTGGGGGCCTTGGCTGTTACCGCAGTGGTAGAACGCGACCAGGGAGACGACTCGGTAAGTGCCTTTGCCGGACTGGTTCATCGTTCACCCCTGTTGGCTGTGAGCCTATTGATCTTTATGACCTCGCTAGCCGGAATTCCGCCACTAGCTGGGTTCGCAGGAAAATTCATCCTGTTTGGCTCGGCCATGTCGGACTCGGCCAGCGGTGGTGAGCCCGGCCTTACCTGGCTGGTCGGCCTGGCTGTGGTGATGAGTGCCATTTCACTTTACTACTACCTCTCGGTGCTCAAACAAGCCTTTGTCCTGGGTGACGAAAATGACCTTGGAAAAACATCCAAACTGACCTTGGGACATGTGCTTGCCGTAACTATTCCAGCCGTGGCTGTCGTGGCGCTAGGGTTGTTTCCCGCCCTGCTTCTTGAACCGATCAAGGCGGCGGTGCTTTGCACTCTGGGAATGCATTAA
- a CDS encoding NADH-quinone oxidoreductase subunit M, translated as MNPVWTIISAFAGALLVLLLPARMAGQSRVVALVASIIGAVAAAVACLDRLAGGEVWSYDRPWISGFGIRFHLAADGIALTLLLLTGIVAIAGVLFSWNVTKRPRAFFAYFLTIIGGVYGVFMSRDAFLLFVCYEIVILPKYMLIAIWGSTNREYGAMKLTMYSIGASALILLGLVVAYAAAGGTSFDINHLASAEYPVTLQNWAFPILFLGFAILAGIWPFHTWAPTGHVAAPTAASMLLAGVVMKLGAFGALCVAMPVFPLGFVTWQPVIAGLAVVGIIYGAFTALSQKDLKFVIGYSSVSHMGFVLLGLAAATHWGLRGAVLQMISHGVIAGLLFGIAGRVVYERTHTRDLTELGKFDLWRALPGAALAFTLATAASMGLPGFSGFVAEISVVIGVWESYPWFLPLVALGIIITGAFSLRAMYRAFFPVRDKAQSKDAKPSLPPLTWPEITAMALLLLVSLSIGVYPKPWVILIDEGLRSPLFQSILSQP; from the coding sequence ATGAATCCCGTCTGGACCATTATATCTGCCTTCGCCGGAGCTTTGCTGGTGCTGTTGTTGCCTGCCCGTATGGCTGGTCAATCACGCGTGGTCGCATTGGTCGCATCGATCATTGGCGCGGTGGCAGCCGCTGTTGCATGTCTGGACCGGCTCGCGGGGGGGGAGGTTTGGTCGTATGACCGGCCATGGATATCTGGTTTTGGTATCCGTTTCCACCTGGCAGCCGACGGCATCGCACTGACACTGCTGCTGCTGACTGGAATTGTTGCGATTGCCGGGGTGCTGTTTTCCTGGAATGTGACCAAGCGCCCCCGGGCGTTCTTCGCCTATTTCCTGACTATCATCGGTGGCGTGTATGGCGTGTTTATGAGTCGGGACGCCTTCCTGCTCTTTGTTTGTTATGAAATAGTGATCCTGCCGAAGTACATGCTGATTGCCATCTGGGGATCAACCAACCGCGAGTATGGTGCGATGAAGCTGACGATGTATTCCATCGGTGCCAGCGCCTTGATCTTATTGGGGTTGGTCGTGGCTTATGCGGCAGCGGGAGGAACGAGTTTTGACATCAACCACCTGGCATCGGCAGAGTATCCGGTGACACTTCAGAACTGGGCATTCCCCATCCTTTTCCTGGGTTTTGCGATTCTGGCTGGTATCTGGCCGTTTCATACCTGGGCACCGACAGGTCACGTAGCAGCACCCACCGCAGCCTCGATGTTGCTTGCCGGAGTGGTCATGAAACTCGGTGCCTTCGGGGCGCTCTGTGTGGCCATGCCGGTTTTCCCACTAGGCTTTGTGACCTGGCAGCCTGTGATCGCCGGTTTGGCCGTTGTCGGCATTATCTACGGGGCATTTACCGCCTTGTCCCAAAAAGACCTCAAATTTGTCATCGGTTACTCCAGTGTCAGCCACATGGGGTTCGTCTTGTTAGGCCTGGCTGCCGCGACCCACTGGGGACTGCGTGGAGCTGTGTTGCAAATGATTTCCCACGGTGTGATAGCCGGGCTTCTCTTTGGTATTGCCGGTCGGGTCGTGTATGAGCGCACTCACACCCGCGACCTTACCGAGCTTGGCAAATTCGACCTGTGGCGCGCGCTCCCCGGTGCGGCACTCGCATTCACGCTGGCAACAGCGGCATCGATGGGGCTGCCTGGATTCAGTGGTTTTGTTGCGGAAATATCCGTTGTCATCGGAGTGTGGGAATCCTACCCGTGGTTTCTACCGTTGGTGGCACTCGGGATTATCATTACCGGAGCGTTTTCCCTGCGTGCGATGTACCGGGCGTTTTTTCCCGTGCGCGATAAAGCGCAATCGAAGGACGCAAAGCCTTCGCTACCACCACTGACATGGCCTGAGATCACGGCCATGGCCTTGCTGCTACTTGTTTCCCTTTCCATCGGAGTCTATCCCAAGCCATGGGTGATCCTGATTGATGAAGGGCTCCGTTCACCTCTTTTCCAATCGATTCTTTCCCAACCGTGA
- a CDS encoding NADH-quinone oxidoreductase subunit M has product MLLLSILLLPLLGAVILTALPGASHRGSKERPGLFAIAWTIIPLVLVIAMGFSHPAPETGLLASWALEWIPSADISLSFSVDGISWVFLLLTSLVTLFALAISSRFGLNSRGYSALILVMQSMLFGVFTAGHFIPFFLCWEMTLIPSYLLIRLWGGEGAPRAAMRFFIVTLFGGVCMLLGFLALQISVGTMDFAALSDMASNGKLASGVGAALESTGKDGHYLLTIIAVCVFLGLAVKIPVFPFHAWLPDAYAEAPTPVTLLLTGLLSKMGVYGLLRIFMMIFPEVLPGFAPWLTTLAVITVVLGAVAALAQRDMKRILAYSSINHLGYCVLAVAAVAASQADRTAVSSSISGVILQAFNHGIIASALFFSVGIFEQRSGGLRSINDFGGLRAKMPVFCGLMGLALFASLGLPGLSGFVGEFLIFNGVFGLVPWAAAVSLIGLLLTAVFLLRLLRKVFHGPLPGGLESWTDLTSGERWLFVPVIALIVLLGVWPQAILHCINDDTLRMLNLLLP; this is encoded by the coding sequence ATGTTGTTACTTTCAATATTACTTCTTCCCTTGTTAGGTGCCGTGATTCTCACCGCGCTTCCAGGTGCGAGTCACCGGGGCAGCAAAGAGAGGCCGGGCCTTTTTGCGATCGCATGGACGATCATTCCCTTGGTGCTGGTGATAGCGATGGGATTTTCCCATCCGGCACCGGAGACCGGGCTGTTAGCCTCATGGGCGCTGGAATGGATTCCCAGTGCCGACATAAGCCTGTCGTTTAGCGTCGATGGCATCTCCTGGGTGTTCCTTTTACTGACGTCTCTTGTGACCTTGTTTGCGTTGGCGATCTCTTCGCGATTCGGACTGAACAGCCGTGGTTACAGTGCCCTGATCCTGGTGATGCAGTCGATGCTGTTCGGGGTATTTACCGCAGGGCACTTCATTCCGTTTTTCCTTTGCTGGGAAATGACGCTGATTCCTTCTTACCTGTTGATCCGGCTCTGGGGTGGGGAGGGAGCACCACGGGCTGCGATGCGGTTTTTCATCGTCACGCTCTTCGGTGGTGTCTGTATGCTGCTTGGATTCCTCGCTCTGCAAATCTCAGTGGGCACGATGGATTTTGCGGCTCTCAGTGACATGGCATCCAACGGGAAACTCGCTTCTGGTGTTGGTGCAGCGCTGGAATCGACCGGTAAAGACGGCCACTATCTACTTACCATCATTGCCGTCTGTGTGTTCCTGGGATTGGCGGTAAAAATCCCGGTTTTCCCCTTCCACGCCTGGTTGCCCGACGCTTATGCCGAGGCACCGACTCCAGTGACCTTGTTGCTGACCGGTTTGCTGTCGAAAATGGGTGTTTACGGGTTACTCCGCATTTTCATGATGATCTTCCCCGAGGTGCTTCCGGGGTTTGCCCCGTGGCTAACAACTCTGGCGGTGATCACGGTGGTGTTGGGAGCGGTGGCTGCTTTGGCGCAGCGCGACATGAAACGGATCCTCGCCTATTCCTCGATCAATCACCTCGGTTACTGTGTGCTCGCCGTGGCAGCCGTGGCAGCCTCGCAAGCGGATCGCACGGCGGTATCGTCGTCAATCTCTGGTGTGATTCTGCAAGCCTTCAACCACGGCATTATCGCCTCGGCCCTGTTCTTCAGTGTCGGTATTTTCGAACAACGGAGCGGGGGACTGCGCAGTATCAACGACTTTGGCGGTCTGCGTGCCAAGATGCCCGTGTTCTGCGGACTGATGGGGCTGGCGCTGTTCGCCTCGCTCGGTCTTCCTGGACTCAGTGGCTTTGTGGGTGAGTTTCTTATTTTCAATGGTGTCTTCGGCCTAGTGCCATGGGCTGCTGCCGTGTCACTGATCGGCCTGCTGCTGACGGCCGTCTTCCTGCTTCGACTTCTCCGCAAGGTGTTTCATGGACCGCTTCCGGGTGGTCTGGAATCGTGGACGGATCTGACAAGCGGGGAACGTTGGCTGTTTGTCCCCGTAATCGCCCTGATCGTATTGTTAGGTGTGTGGCCGCAAGCCATCCTGCACTGCATTAACGATGACACCCTTCGTATGCTTAATCTACTTCTCCCGTAA
- the nuoL gene encoding NADH-quinone oxidoreductase subunit L, with protein MAEALTPHLPQLLWLVPLLPLLAAGVIALLPDGRGKLASKVALGALLVSCLIALGALICALSPSGAPVVATAQTWFTYGDEVVKVGMLLDPMSAAMAAMVSFVAFCIFVYSTGYMETEQRFGRFFGFLSLFCGAMLMLVLANSLLLLFMAWELVGLASYLLIGFYFKKPEAAAAAQKAFITTRVGDMAFLIGMIWLYRQTGTLLFHDNGSGLLETNALTTLAGATTCGGMAVSAGAALLLLVGAMGKSGQVPLHTWLPDAMEGPTPVSALIHAATMVAAGVFLVARTYPIFAIDLEGANLALSAAAWIGGITALYAALVAMAQTDIKRILAYSTVSQLGFMMIALGTGGVAAAMLHLICHAFFKALLFLSAGSVIHGCHDEQDIRKMGGLRKAMPKTFIAYAVGMMALAGFPFLFSGFWSKEAVLHSAQVWQGGIGPFLLAVAAALLTAFYMTRQALMVFFGEARKPGVDHAHESPQVMLVPLYILAAGAVLLSIIATPFWPWFEKWMHGEAAKFDGGGLSHSLGLVAISLAIVIIGVGSSWMIYRKLSSDSHAPDPLAGKLGGVWGFLVAAMGFDALYEKAIIQPLASFACVVNSIERHVFIPLMAAFEGGFKLFGRMTGATDEKGINKGFDATCSGMKGSASSASDAQVGRPQGYLRAIGLGMSVLLILYFWLSA; from the coding sequence ATGGCTGAAGCACTTACACCCCATTTACCCCAGCTGCTCTGGTTGGTTCCTCTGCTCCCGCTGCTTGCGGCGGGTGTTATCGCACTGTTGCCGGATGGTCGTGGCAAACTGGCTTCGAAGGTGGCGCTGGGGGCGCTGTTGGTTTCCTGTTTGATCGCACTCGGAGCCTTGATCTGTGCCTTGTCGCCTTCCGGCGCACCGGTGGTTGCGACGGCGCAAACCTGGTTTACTTACGGGGATGAAGTGGTCAAAGTCGGTATGTTGTTAGATCCGATGAGTGCGGCGATGGCGGCGATGGTGTCCTTTGTCGCCTTCTGTATCTTTGTTTACAGCACGGGGTATATGGAAACGGAACAACGCTTCGGTCGGTTCTTCGGTTTCCTGTCACTGTTCTGCGGTGCGATGCTGATGCTGGTGCTGGCTAACAGCCTGTTGCTGCTTTTCATGGCCTGGGAACTGGTGGGGCTGGCTTCCTACTTGCTGATTGGGTTTTATTTTAAAAAACCCGAGGCGGCGGCAGCTGCGCAAAAGGCATTCATCACCACGCGGGTAGGGGACATGGCTTTTCTGATCGGCATGATCTGGCTCTACCGTCAGACCGGCACTCTGCTGTTCCACGATAACGGCTCGGGTCTGCTGGAAACAAATGCCCTGACAACCTTGGCCGGTGCGACGACCTGCGGCGGCATGGCTGTATCCGCAGGAGCAGCACTGCTGTTACTGGTCGGTGCCATGGGTAAATCCGGCCAGGTGCCACTGCACACGTGGTTACCGGATGCGATGGAGGGACCCACTCCTGTGTCGGCCCTGATCCACGCCGCTACCATGGTGGCGGCCGGTGTGTTTCTTGTCGCACGAACCTATCCGATTTTTGCGATCGATTTGGAAGGTGCCAACCTCGCGCTTTCCGCCGCCGCATGGATTGGTGGCATCACCGCGCTTTATGCGGCCTTGGTTGCGATGGCGCAGACGGATATCAAACGCATCCTCGCCTACTCGACGGTTTCCCAGCTCGGTTTCATGATGATAGCTCTCGGCACCGGTGGTGTCGCCGCCGCGATGTTGCACCTGATCTGTCACGCCTTTTTCAAGGCTCTGTTATTCCTTTCCGCCGGTTCGGTGATCCATGGCTGCCACGACGAGCAGGACATCCGCAAGATGGGTGGCTTGAGAAAAGCGATGCCCAAGACCTTCATCGCCTACGCCGTTGGTATGATGGCACTGGCCGGCTTCCCGTTCCTATTCTCGGGTTTCTGGAGTAAAGAGGCGGTGCTGCACTCCGCGCAGGTCTGGCAGGGAGGAATCGGCCCATTCCTGTTAGCTGTGGCCGCCGCATTGCTCACTGCGTTTTACATGACCCGCCAGGCCCTGATGGTGTTTTTTGGTGAAGCCCGCAAACCGGGGGTCGACCATGCACACGAAAGCCCCCAGGTGATGCTGGTGCCGCTTTACATTCTCGCGGCGGGCGCGGTTCTTCTCTCGATCATCGCCACACCATTCTGGCCGTGGTTTGAAAAGTGGATGCACGGTGAGGCTGCCAAATTCGATGGCGGTGGGCTGTCCCATTCACTCGGGTTAGTCGCCATCTCACTGGCAATCGTGATCATTGGTGTCGGTAGCTCGTGGATGATTTATCGCAAGCTTTCCAGCGACAGCCATGCGCCTGATCCTCTCGCGGGAAAACTCGGTGGCGTCTGGGGATTCCTGGTTGCCGCCATGGGCTTTGATGCGCTTTACGAAAAAGCGATCATCCAGCCACTTGCCTCTTTCGCCTGTGTGGTCAACTCGATCGAACGTCACGTCTTTATTCCCCTGATGGCCGCTTTTGAGGGTGGATTCAAGCTGTTTGGCAGGATGACCGGAGCCACCGACGAAAAAGGCATCAACAAAGGGTTCGACGCCACATGCTCAGGCATGAAAGGCAGCGCATCTTCTGCCTCAGATGCCCAGGTGGGTCGACCCCAGGGGTATCTACGCGCCATTGGTCTCGGTATGTCCGTTCTTCTCATTCTTTATTTCTGGCTAAGTGCCTAG
- the nuoK gene encoding NADH-quinone oxidoreductase subunit NuoK, whose amino-acid sequence MSPLALLLTLSSVLFVLGLFAVLTRRNAILILVGVELMLNAANINFIAFWRYPLGGETDPGMIGPMFVLFSIAIAAAEAAVGLAIILMVFRHTRSTDLNRLDSLHG is encoded by the coding sequence ATGAGCCCACTGGCCTTATTACTTACCTTGTCGTCCGTGCTGTTTGTGCTCGGATTGTTCGCCGTGCTGACGCGGCGCAATGCGATCCTGATTCTAGTCGGGGTCGAGCTGATGCTGAACGCGGCCAACATCAACTTCATCGCCTTCTGGCGTTATCCGCTGGGGGGAGAAACCGACCCAGGCATGATCGGCCCGATGTTTGTCCTTTTTTCCATCGCCATCGCAGCTGCCGAAGCCGCTGTGGGGCTGGCCATTATCCTGATGGTCTTCCGTCATACCCGTTCCACTGACCTCAACCGCCTCGATTCACTCCATGGCTGA